In Scatophagus argus isolate fScaArg1 chromosome 14, fScaArg1.pri, whole genome shotgun sequence, the following proteins share a genomic window:
- the pof1b gene encoding protein POF1B isoform X2 codes for MSVHSSQKTMTTYRTVKVASPEPVTNTVVSTGTVSPMQYAMNGYETVRYLVPVQQAVQQQSYVVMQQPMMQQVVSPVYLQGLQHLSVSSQGSDLLYQQQSAVESLSRKSSSVFSPSSSPIKSPEPSAEEEEEEEEDEGEEVEVEEVEIVNIIQQKPSPVVEKFSRTEVKTELSDVPQPTKLDTRYFGELLADVYRKNCDIHSCISEHVAKIRGKKHQLDPSNDYKVEREEVEALLPKGATELTKQQIRYLLQTRLTADKTMRLLLSTFSSLREELLHMSEDLRRLESEKEALERDLSFKADQARQYDCLLEAVRENNRQLQLSLKETISAQRSLESQLMGSRSTDSSREFKIKELEGRMRALEKENEMLRQKLVGQGSSTTLQIKTEELSRQYKDQLSTMRQEKDQEIQRLQSQIATIQTQVSSTNSSTEKSLQLKISELLAMLEQRQTTITRQEEEIRKLMQERNDSSKNVTKTIITKRYRNQYPILGLLSDDYQVTSPVKEAKTIVIERTGEMIKQE; via the exons ATGTCTGTCCATTCGAGCCAGAAGACGATGACGACCTATCGGACCGTGAAAGTGGCCTCTCCGGAGCCGGTGACCAACACGGTGGTCTCGACCGGGACGGTGTCCCCGATGCAGTACGCGATGAACGGCTATGAGACGGTGCGGTACCTGGTCCCGGTGCAGCaggcagtgcagcagcagtccTACGTGGTCATGCAGCAGCCCATGATGCAGCAGGTGGTGTCCCCGGTGTACCTGCAGGGTCTGCAGCACCTGAGCGTCAGCAGCCAGGGCTCTGACCTGCTGTACCAGCAGCAGAGCGCGGTGGAG AGCCTCAGCAGGAAGTCTTCGTCGGTGTTCAGCCCGTCATCCAGTCCTATCAAGAGCCCCGAGCCAAGTGCTGAG gaggaagaggaggaggaggaagatgagggggaggaagtggaggtggaAGAGGTGGAGATCGTCAACATCATACAGCAAAAGCCTTCGCCGGTTGTGGAGAAGTTCTCCAGGACGGAGGTGAAGACCGAGCTGAGCGATGTGCCCCAGCCGACCAAGCTGGACACACGTTACTTTGGCGAGCTGCTGGCCGACGTGTACAGGAAGAACTGCGACATCCACTCCTGCATCTCCGAGCACGTGGCCAAAATCCGTGGAAA gaaACACCAGTTGGATCCCAGCAATGACTACAAG gtggagagagaggaggtggaggcctTGCTTCCCAAAGGGGCGACTGAACTGACCAAACAACAAATCCGCtacctgctgcag ACTCGTCTCACTGCAGACAAGACCATGCGTCTCCTGCTGTCCACCTTCAGCAGTCTGAGAGAGGAGCTCCTCCACATGTCCGAGGACCTGCGG CGTCTGGAGAGCGAGAAGGAGGCTTTGGAGCGAGACCTGAGTTTCAAAGCAGACCAGGCTCGGCAGTACGACTGCCTGCTGGAGGCCGTCCGGGAAAACAACCGACAGCTGCAG CTGTCTCTGAAGGAGACCATCTCCGCCCAGCGTTCCCTGGAGAGCCAGCTCATGGGCAGCCGAAGCACCGACTCGAGCCGCGAGTTCAAGATCAAAGAGCTGGAGGGGAGGATGAGAGCGCTGGAGAAGGAGAACGAGATGCTGCGGCAGAAG CTCGTAGGCCAAGGCAGCAGCACCACCTTGCAGATCAAGACAGAGGAGCTGTCTCGCCAGTACAAGGACCAGCTCAGCACCATGAGACAGGAGAAAGATCAGGAGATTCAGAGGCTGCAG TCCCAGATAGCGACGATTCAGACGCAGGTCAGCAGCACCAACTCGTCCACAGAGAAGAGTCTCCAGCTGAAAATCTCAGAGCTGCTCGCCATGTTGGAGCAGCGCCAGACGACCATCACCCGACAGGAGGAG GAGATCAGGAAGCTGATGCAGGAGAGGAACGACAGCTCCAAGAACGTCACCAAGACCATCATCACCAAGAG gtacaGGAACCAGTACCCGATCCTCGGCCTGCTGAGCGACGACTACCAGGTCACCTCGCCTGTCAAAGAAGCCAAGACCATCGTCATCGAGAGGACTGGAGAGATGATCAAACAG GAATGA
- the pof1b gene encoding protein POF1B isoform X1: MSVHSSQKTMTTYRTVKVASPEPVTNTVVSTGTVSPMQYAMNGYETVRYLVPVQQAVQQQSYVVMQQPMMQQVVSPVYLQGLQHLSVSSQGSDLLYQQQSAVESLSRKSSSVFSPSSSPIKSPEPSAEEEEEEEEDEGEEVEVEEVEIVNIIQQKPSPVVEKFSRTEVKTELSDVPQPTKLDTRYFGELLADVYRKNCDIHSCISEHVAKIRGKKHQLDPSNDYKVEREEVEALLPKGATELTKQQIRYLLQTRLTADKTMRLLLSTFSSLREELLHMSEDLRRLESEKEALERDLSFKADQARQYDCLLEAVRENNRQLQLSLKETISAQRSLESQLMGSRSTDSSREFKIKELEGRMRALEKENEMLRQKLVGQGSSTTLQIKTEELSRQYKDQLSTMRQEKDQEIQRLQSQIATIQTQVSSTNSSTEKSLQLKISELLAMLEQRQTTITRQEEEIRKLMQERNDSSKNVTKTIITKRYRNQYPILGLLSDDYQVTSPVKEAKTIVIERTGEMIKQEIITTP; the protein is encoded by the exons ATGTCTGTCCATTCGAGCCAGAAGACGATGACGACCTATCGGACCGTGAAAGTGGCCTCTCCGGAGCCGGTGACCAACACGGTGGTCTCGACCGGGACGGTGTCCCCGATGCAGTACGCGATGAACGGCTATGAGACGGTGCGGTACCTGGTCCCGGTGCAGCaggcagtgcagcagcagtccTACGTGGTCATGCAGCAGCCCATGATGCAGCAGGTGGTGTCCCCGGTGTACCTGCAGGGTCTGCAGCACCTGAGCGTCAGCAGCCAGGGCTCTGACCTGCTGTACCAGCAGCAGAGCGCGGTGGAG AGCCTCAGCAGGAAGTCTTCGTCGGTGTTCAGCCCGTCATCCAGTCCTATCAAGAGCCCCGAGCCAAGTGCTGAG gaggaagaggaggaggaggaagatgagggggaggaagtggaggtggaAGAGGTGGAGATCGTCAACATCATACAGCAAAAGCCTTCGCCGGTTGTGGAGAAGTTCTCCAGGACGGAGGTGAAGACCGAGCTGAGCGATGTGCCCCAGCCGACCAAGCTGGACACACGTTACTTTGGCGAGCTGCTGGCCGACGTGTACAGGAAGAACTGCGACATCCACTCCTGCATCTCCGAGCACGTGGCCAAAATCCGTGGAAA gaaACACCAGTTGGATCCCAGCAATGACTACAAG gtggagagagaggaggtggaggcctTGCTTCCCAAAGGGGCGACTGAACTGACCAAACAACAAATCCGCtacctgctgcag ACTCGTCTCACTGCAGACAAGACCATGCGTCTCCTGCTGTCCACCTTCAGCAGTCTGAGAGAGGAGCTCCTCCACATGTCCGAGGACCTGCGG CGTCTGGAGAGCGAGAAGGAGGCTTTGGAGCGAGACCTGAGTTTCAAAGCAGACCAGGCTCGGCAGTACGACTGCCTGCTGGAGGCCGTCCGGGAAAACAACCGACAGCTGCAG CTGTCTCTGAAGGAGACCATCTCCGCCCAGCGTTCCCTGGAGAGCCAGCTCATGGGCAGCCGAAGCACCGACTCGAGCCGCGAGTTCAAGATCAAAGAGCTGGAGGGGAGGATGAGAGCGCTGGAGAAGGAGAACGAGATGCTGCGGCAGAAG CTCGTAGGCCAAGGCAGCAGCACCACCTTGCAGATCAAGACAGAGGAGCTGTCTCGCCAGTACAAGGACCAGCTCAGCACCATGAGACAGGAGAAAGATCAGGAGATTCAGAGGCTGCAG TCCCAGATAGCGACGATTCAGACGCAGGTCAGCAGCACCAACTCGTCCACAGAGAAGAGTCTCCAGCTGAAAATCTCAGAGCTGCTCGCCATGTTGGAGCAGCGCCAGACGACCATCACCCGACAGGAGGAG GAGATCAGGAAGCTGATGCAGGAGAGGAACGACAGCTCCAAGAACGTCACCAAGACCATCATCACCAAGAG gtacaGGAACCAGTACCCGATCCTCGGCCTGCTGAGCGACGACTACCAGGTCACCTCGCCTGTCAAAGAAGCCAAGACCATCGTCATCGAGAGGACTGGAGAGATGATCAAACAG gaAATCATTACAACTCCTTAA
- the pof1b gene encoding protein POF1B isoform X3, which yields MRPNEEEEEEEDEGEEVEVEEVEIVNIIQQKPSPVVEKFSRTEVKTELSDVPQPTKLDTRYFGELLADVYRKNCDIHSCISEHVAKIRGKKHQLDPSNDYKVEREEVEALLPKGATELTKQQIRYLLQTRLTADKTMRLLLSTFSSLREELLHMSEDLRRLESEKEALERDLSFKADQARQYDCLLEAVRENNRQLQLSLKETISAQRSLESQLMGSRSTDSSREFKIKELEGRMRALEKENEMLRQKLVGQGSSTTLQIKTEELSRQYKDQLSTMRQEKDQEIQRLQSQIATIQTQVSSTNSSTEKSLQLKISELLAMLEQRQTTITRQEEEIRKLMQERNDSSKNVTKTIITKRYRNQYPILGLLSDDYQVTSPVKEAKTIVIERTGEMIKQEIITTP from the exons ATGCGGCCAAAT gaggaagaggaggaggaggaagatgagggggaggaagtggaggtggaAGAGGTGGAGATCGTCAACATCATACAGCAAAAGCCTTCGCCGGTTGTGGAGAAGTTCTCCAGGACGGAGGTGAAGACCGAGCTGAGCGATGTGCCCCAGCCGACCAAGCTGGACACACGTTACTTTGGCGAGCTGCTGGCCGACGTGTACAGGAAGAACTGCGACATCCACTCCTGCATCTCCGAGCACGTGGCCAAAATCCGTGGAAA gaaACACCAGTTGGATCCCAGCAATGACTACAAG gtggagagagaggaggtggaggcctTGCTTCCCAAAGGGGCGACTGAACTGACCAAACAACAAATCCGCtacctgctgcag ACTCGTCTCACTGCAGACAAGACCATGCGTCTCCTGCTGTCCACCTTCAGCAGTCTGAGAGAGGAGCTCCTCCACATGTCCGAGGACCTGCGG CGTCTGGAGAGCGAGAAGGAGGCTTTGGAGCGAGACCTGAGTTTCAAAGCAGACCAGGCTCGGCAGTACGACTGCCTGCTGGAGGCCGTCCGGGAAAACAACCGACAGCTGCAG CTGTCTCTGAAGGAGACCATCTCCGCCCAGCGTTCCCTGGAGAGCCAGCTCATGGGCAGCCGAAGCACCGACTCGAGCCGCGAGTTCAAGATCAAAGAGCTGGAGGGGAGGATGAGAGCGCTGGAGAAGGAGAACGAGATGCTGCGGCAGAAG CTCGTAGGCCAAGGCAGCAGCACCACCTTGCAGATCAAGACAGAGGAGCTGTCTCGCCAGTACAAGGACCAGCTCAGCACCATGAGACAGGAGAAAGATCAGGAGATTCAGAGGCTGCAG TCCCAGATAGCGACGATTCAGACGCAGGTCAGCAGCACCAACTCGTCCACAGAGAAGAGTCTCCAGCTGAAAATCTCAGAGCTGCTCGCCATGTTGGAGCAGCGCCAGACGACCATCACCCGACAGGAGGAG GAGATCAGGAAGCTGATGCAGGAGAGGAACGACAGCTCCAAGAACGTCACCAAGACCATCATCACCAAGAG gtacaGGAACCAGTACCCGATCCTCGGCCTGCTGAGCGACGACTACCAGGTCACCTCGCCTGTCAAAGAAGCCAAGACCATCGTCATCGAGAGGACTGGAGAGATGATCAAACAG gaAATCATTACAACTCCTTAA